A stretch of the Candidatus Baltobacteraceae bacterium genome encodes the following:
- the hutU gene encoding urocanate hydratase — protein MATTISGPRIVRAARGTTLTAQGWPQEAALRMLCNNLDPEVAERPNDLVVYGGNGKAARSWAAFDSLVRTLQRLKNDETMIVQSGKPVAVWRTHERAPRVLIANSNLVPKWADWKTFRELEAQGLTMYGQMTAGSWIYIGTQGIVQGTYETFAELARQHFGGSLRGRVCLTAGVGGMGGAQPLAITMNEGVALLVDVDRARLERRRELRYLDAVADSREAALREVERARKAGSALSIGYEGNAATEFWALYDLGFRPDAVTDQTSAHDLIDGYVPEGLSLDDAAALRKSAPQEYERRALESCGKHVEGMVRFLDAGAVVFDYGNNLRAQAQRAGYARAFDFPGFVPAFIRPLFCKGSGPFRFAALSGDPADIARLDRELLALFPHDAGLQRWITLARERIAFQGLPARICWLGYGDRAKAGVRFNELVRAGEIKAPIVIGRDHLDTGSVASPYRETEAMRDGSDAIADWPILNALLNTAAGAHWVSFHHGGGVGIGYSLHAGMVVVADGSADARERLQTVLTTDCGMGVVRHADAGYELAIETADEKGIDWRL, from the coding sequence ATGGCTACCACGATCTCCGGCCCGCGAATCGTGCGCGCGGCGCGCGGAACCACGTTGACCGCGCAAGGCTGGCCGCAAGAAGCTGCGCTGCGCATGCTCTGCAACAATCTCGATCCGGAAGTGGCCGAACGCCCGAACGATCTCGTGGTCTACGGCGGCAACGGCAAGGCCGCGCGCTCGTGGGCGGCGTTCGATTCGCTGGTGCGAACGCTGCAGCGTCTGAAGAACGACGAGACGATGATCGTGCAGAGCGGCAAACCCGTCGCCGTCTGGCGCACGCATGAACGCGCACCGCGCGTGCTGATCGCAAATTCGAATCTCGTGCCGAAGTGGGCCGATTGGAAAACCTTCCGCGAGTTGGAAGCGCAAGGGCTCACCATGTATGGACAGATGACGGCCGGTTCGTGGATTTATATCGGCACGCAAGGCATCGTGCAAGGGACCTACGAGACCTTTGCGGAGCTCGCGCGGCAGCACTTCGGCGGCAGCTTGCGCGGCCGGGTGTGTTTGACCGCAGGGGTCGGCGGCATGGGCGGCGCGCAGCCGCTCGCGATCACGATGAACGAGGGCGTCGCGCTGCTGGTCGACGTCGATCGCGCGCGTTTGGAACGACGGCGCGAGCTGCGCTATCTCGACGCCGTTGCCGACTCGCGCGAGGCGGCGCTGCGCGAGGTCGAGCGCGCGCGCAAAGCGGGGTCCGCGCTCTCGATCGGCTACGAAGGCAACGCCGCGACCGAATTTTGGGCGCTCTACGATCTTGGATTCAGGCCGGATGCCGTGACCGATCAAACGTCGGCGCACGATCTGATCGACGGATACGTTCCCGAGGGCCTCTCGTTGGATGACGCCGCCGCGCTGCGGAAGAGCGCACCCCAAGAGTACGAACGCCGCGCGCTCGAGAGCTGCGGTAAACACGTCGAGGGAATGGTGCGCTTTCTCGACGCCGGCGCCGTGGTCTTCGATTATGGCAATAACCTGCGCGCGCAGGCACAGCGCGCCGGATACGCGCGCGCGTTCGATTTTCCCGGGTTCGTGCCCGCCTTCATCCGGCCGCTGTTTTGCAAAGGCTCCGGGCCGTTCCGGTTTGCGGCGCTTTCGGGCGATCCGGCGGACATCGCGCGGCTGGATCGCGAACTGCTGGCACTCTTTCCGCACGATGCCGGGTTGCAACGCTGGATCACGCTCGCTCGCGAACGCATTGCGTTTCAAGGCTTGCCGGCCAGGATCTGTTGGCTCGGATACGGAGACCGCGCGAAGGCCGGCGTACGGTTCAACGAGCTCGTGCGTGCAGGCGAGATCAAAGCCCCGATCGTGATCGGACGCGATCATCTCGATACGGGCAGCGTCGCTTCGCCCTATCGGGAAACCGAAGCGATGAGAGACGGAAGTGACGCGATCGCCGACTGGCCGATCCTCAACGCGCTGCTCAACACGGCGGCCGGCGCGCACTGGGTCAGCTTCCATCACGGCGGCGGTGTCGGCATCGGCTACAGTTTGCATGCGGGGATGGTCGTGGTTGCCGACGGGTCGGCCGACGCGCGGGAGCGCCTGCAGACCGTGCTCACGACCGATTGCGGCATGGGCGTCGTGCGCCACGCCGACGCCGGTTACGAACTCGCAATCGAAACGGCCGACGAAAAAGGCATCGATTGGCGCCTCTAA